In the Leptospiraceae bacterium genome, one interval contains:
- a CDS encoding DUF190 domain-containing protein, which produces MKLRDSRKEIKIYLNSKDEFEKVPLYKVLVDKFLKMDITGCTIIKSNSGYGSNLKLKFSDDLLSTLLQKESTVILTVIESEKRIEEIIKVLDEFIGDGIVTIKDVEFIRYTKTKITPEDIRLAEGA; this is translated from the coding sequence ATGAAACTAAGAGATAGTAGAAAAGAGATAAAAATTTATCTAAACAGTAAAGATGAATTTGAAAAAGTGCCTTTATACAAAGTGCTTGTGGATAAATTTCTTAAAATGGATATTACCGGCTGCACGATCATTAAATCAAATTCGGGTTACGGTTCAAACTTAAAGCTAAAATTTTCCGATGACTTACTTTCTACGTTACTTCAAAAAGAATCTACTGTAATTTTGACGGTGATTGAATCAGAGAAAAGAATCGAAGAAATCATCAAAGTTTTAGACGAGTTTATAGGAGACGGGATTGTAACGATCAAGGATGTAGAGTTCATTCGCTATACAAAAACAAAAATTACTCCAGAGGATATTCGCCTTGCCGAAGGGGCTTGA